One stretch of Candidatus Sulfotelmatobacter sp. DNA includes these proteins:
- the sigJ gene encoding RNA polymerase sigma factor SigJ, with the protein MSADAASRFEPHRTSLLRHAYRMLGERAEAEDAVQESYLRWDDALRRAPVHDDRAFLRATVTRLCINRLRSARARREVYVGPWLPEPVLDDPAADPATAATIADDVSFALLLALERLSPLERAAFLLHDALDVPFAEIATILERSEPAVRQLAARGREHVRSSRPRAIVPREEAVRVRDAFVAALRAGDLGGIQALLTQDVRLISDGGGKASAARNVLTGQDRVGRFLQGVARKFPPTLLGRRATINGLLGFVAVEHDGTVTQTLALELDGTRIAAIYTTRNPDKLHGVERALDRGADVGTSTTGR; encoded by the coding sequence ATGAGCGCCGACGCCGCGTCCCGCTTCGAGCCGCACCGGACCTCGTTGCTGCGGCACGCGTACCGCATGCTCGGCGAGCGCGCCGAAGCCGAGGACGCCGTGCAGGAGAGCTATCTGCGGTGGGACGACGCGCTGCGGCGGGCACCCGTGCACGACGACCGCGCGTTCTTGCGCGCGACGGTGACCCGTTTGTGCATCAACCGCCTGCGCTCGGCACGCGCGCGGCGCGAAGTGTACGTCGGACCGTGGCTGCCCGAGCCGGTGCTCGACGATCCGGCGGCCGATCCCGCGACGGCGGCGACGATCGCCGACGATGTCTCGTTCGCCCTGCTGCTGGCGCTGGAACGCCTCTCGCCGCTCGAGCGTGCGGCGTTCTTGCTGCACGACGCGCTCGACGTGCCGTTCGCCGAGATCGCCACCATCCTCGAGCGCAGTGAGCCCGCGGTGCGCCAACTGGCGGCGCGCGGCCGCGAGCACGTGCGCTCGAGCCGGCCGCGTGCGATCGTCCCGCGCGAAGAAGCGGTGCGCGTGCGCGACGCCTTCGTCGCCGCGCTGCGCGCCGGCGACCTCGGTGGCATTCAGGCGCTGCTCACGCAGGACGTCCGCCTGATCTCCGACGGCGGCGGCAAGGCCAGCGCGGCCCGCAACGTGCTGACCGGTCAGGACCGCGTCGGCCGTTTCTTGCAGGGTGTCGCACGCAAGTTTCCCCCGACGCTGCTCGGGCGACGAGCCACGATCAACGGCCTGCTCGGCTTCGTGGCCGTCGAGCACGACGGCACCGTCACCCAGACGCTGGCGCTCGAGCTGGACGGCACGCGCATCGCCGCGATCTACACGACCCGCAATCCCGACAAGCTCCACGGTGTGGAGCGCGCGCTCGACCGGGGCGCAGACGTCGGAACGTCGACTACGGGAAGGTAG
- a CDS encoding YbhB/YbcL family Raf kinase inhibitor-like protein, protein MVLFGRAIRRWRAGAEFRVAEDPRFSEVARTIALRSDAFADGGPMPRSHASPHLAWSGAPPETQTLALVVEDVDVPFPRPFVHAVAYDIEPSTCELASGALESTRTTMGFNGVQRRAYIWPSPIPGHGAHRYVFTLLAVDFVPRFDQPPTRGRLLDAIAGHVVALGELTGTDER, encoded by the coding sequence ATGGTGCTGTTCGGACGAGCGATCCGACGCTGGCGCGCCGGCGCGGAGTTTCGCGTCGCCGAGGACCCGCGTTTCAGCGAGGTCGCGCGCACGATCGCCTTGCGCAGCGACGCGTTCGCCGACGGTGGGCCGATGCCGCGCTCGCATGCGTCGCCGCACTTGGCGTGGAGCGGCGCCCCGCCCGAGACGCAGACGCTCGCGCTGGTGGTCGAGGACGTCGACGTTCCGTTCCCGCGTCCGTTCGTGCACGCGGTTGCGTATGACATCGAACCGAGCACGTGCGAGCTCGCGAGCGGCGCGCTGGAGTCGACGCGCACGACGATGGGCTTCAACGGCGTGCAGCGCCGCGCGTACATCTGGCCCTCGCCGATCCCCGGCCACGGCGCACACCGCTACGTCTTCACGCTGCTGGCCGTCGACTTCGTCCCCCGGTTCGACCAGCCGCCGACGCGCGGCCGGCTGCTCGACGCGATCGCTGGGCACGTCGTCGCGCTCGGCGAGCTGACCGGGACGGACGAGCGATAG
- a CDS encoding MFS transporter, which produces MILRLLPILGITFIDIFGFSMLLPLLPFFVKHFGAADVVVGIVAATYLLAQLIAGPLWGNLSDRVGRKAVLIVSQIGATIGWTMLGFAPTIGWVIAARAVEGLSGGNLGVTQAYVSDLVPPEQRGRAFAWLGASFSMGFVFGPALAGWLNAAYGFSTPFFVAAGLQALTLLLTIVLLPESRSGATDEAKNAATPHAIAESFGDRRVAPVLWLRLVFVLGLYGWFGMMALILNRQLGWGASDLAWVFTCFALFQVVLQVFAVGRSVERSGNRAATNRGFALLIAAFALVPLASHVGVAIVVLVLFGIGMSLVNAAFPALASEVAPDDRRGTVLGVVSGLDSLAGFLMPPLTTGVLGAFGVVPADVIVVALVATALVIGIAQARGLHVPAPAPAE; this is translated from the coding sequence GTGATCCTTCGGCTGCTGCCGATCCTCGGTATCACGTTCATCGACATCTTCGGGTTCAGCATGCTGCTCCCGCTGCTGCCGTTCTTCGTCAAGCACTTCGGCGCCGCCGACGTCGTGGTCGGCATCGTCGCCGCGACGTACTTGCTGGCGCAGCTGATCGCCGGCCCCCTGTGGGGAAACCTCAGCGATCGCGTCGGCCGCAAAGCGGTGCTGATCGTCTCGCAGATCGGCGCCACCATCGGGTGGACGATGCTCGGGTTCGCGCCGACGATCGGCTGGGTGATCGCCGCGCGCGCGGTCGAAGGACTCAGCGGCGGCAACTTGGGCGTCACGCAAGCGTACGTGAGCGACCTCGTCCCGCCCGAGCAGCGCGGACGCGCGTTCGCATGGCTGGGCGCCTCGTTCAGCATGGGCTTCGTGTTCGGCCCCGCGCTGGCGGGCTGGCTCAACGCCGCGTACGGCTTCTCGACGCCGTTCTTCGTCGCCGCCGGCTTGCAGGCGCTGACCCTCCTGCTGACGATCGTGCTGCTGCCGGAGTCGCGCAGCGGTGCGACCGATGAAGCGAAGAACGCGGCGACGCCGCATGCGATCGCGGAGTCGTTCGGCGACCGGCGTGTCGCGCCGGTGCTCTGGTTGCGACTGGTCTTCGTCTTGGGGCTGTACGGCTGGTTCGGGATGATGGCGCTGATCCTCAACCGTCAGCTCGGCTGGGGTGCCAGCGATCTGGCGTGGGTGTTCACCTGCTTCGCGCTGTTCCAGGTCGTGCTGCAAGTCTTCGCGGTCGGGCGCAGCGTCGAGCGCAGCGGCAATCGCGCCGCGACGAATCGTGGTTTCGCGCTCTTGATCGCGGCCTTCGCGCTGGTGCCCTTGGCGAGCCACGTCGGCGTCGCGATCGTCGTGCTGGTGCTGTTCGGCATCGGGATGAGCTTGGTGAACGCGGCCTTCCCGGCACTCGCGTCCGAGGTCGCACCCGACGATCGGCGCGGTACCGTGCTGGGCGTCGTCTCCGGCCTCGACAGCCTGGCGGGCTTCCTCATGCCGCCGCTCACCACCGGCGTGCTGGGTGCGTTCGGCGTCGTCCCGGCCGACGTGATCGTCGTCGCGCTCGTCGCGACCGCGCTGGTCATCGGCATCGCCCAAGCACGGGGCCTGCACGTACCCGCGCCGGCGCCAGCGGAATGA
- a CDS encoding SDR family oxidoreductase: MTRAPVLVTGASTGIGAATVRTLLAQGFRVWAGVRDEASADALAALGERCTPLTLEVTNAEHIAAAAERIAADGGLYGLVNNAGIAVGGPLEALPVDDLRRQLEVNAVAPIALAQAMLPMLRRTLGRIVMISSVGGRIALPFVGPYAASKHALEALSDALRAELLPSGVDVILVEPGAVKTPIWERGARAGEAMAAGFDPLTQARYAADVAMMLKVSHAMDARGIPAERVADVVARALTARRPRTRYLVGNDAKLRVLLRRFVPDRPRDRLLRAAMRRLGS; the protein is encoded by the coding sequence ATGACGCGCGCGCCGGTTCTCGTCACCGGCGCATCCACCGGGATCGGCGCGGCGACGGTACGCACCCTGCTGGCGCAGGGCTTTCGGGTCTGGGCGGGCGTCCGCGACGAGGCGTCCGCCGACGCCCTGGCCGCGCTCGGCGAACGCTGCACGCCGCTCACGCTCGAGGTCACCAACGCGGAGCACATCGCCGCGGCGGCCGAACGGATCGCCGCCGACGGCGGCCTCTACGGCCTGGTGAACAACGCCGGCATCGCGGTCGGCGGCCCGCTCGAGGCACTGCCCGTCGACGACCTGCGTCGTCAGCTCGAGGTCAACGCCGTCGCGCCGATCGCGCTCGCGCAAGCGATGTTGCCGATGCTGCGGCGCACGCTGGGACGCATCGTGATGATCTCGTCGGTCGGCGGCCGCATCGCGTTGCCGTTCGTCGGCCCCTATGCGGCCTCGAAGCACGCGCTCGAAGCGCTCTCGGACGCGCTGCGCGCCGAGCTGCTGCCCAGCGGCGTCGACGTGATCCTGGTCGAGCCGGGCGCGGTGAAGACGCCGATCTGGGAACGCGGCGCGCGCGCCGGCGAGGCGATGGCGGCGGGCTTCGATCCGCTCACGCAAGCGCGTTATGCCGCCGACGTCGCCATGATGCTCAAGGTCTCGCACGCGATGGACGCACGCGGGATCCCGGCCGAACGGGTCGCGGACGTCGTCGCCCGCGCGCTGACCGCGCGCCGGCCGCGCACGCGCTACTTGGTCGGGAACGACGCGAAGCTGCGCGTGCTGCTGCGCCGGTTCGTCCCCGACCGCCCGCGCGATCGACTGCTGCGCGCGGCGATGCGACGACTCGGCTCGTGA